In Sphingobacterium sp. R2, the genomic stretch TTGTGGCCCCGGATATGTACGGTTTAACGGGTCTCCATTACGGAATACATCGTAGCTGCGTTCAGCCTGATAGGCCAATTCCAACTGACGCTCTTTGTCAATCAGCTTGCTTGCACTGGCCGCATCAATTGAAGTATATCCGCCATTGACAATAGAACGATTTCTGATGGTATTTAAATCATTTAATGCAGCGCCATAATTACCTAATTTTGCATTAGCTTCGGCACGGTTTAAATAAATTTCACCCAAGCGGCTGATTACAGGTGAGTGCAATTGAGACTCCTCCCCTTCACGCGAGCATTTCACAATATAAAACTGCGGATAAGCGCGGTTTAAGGAAATATAGTAATCAATCATACCTGTATATGTTTTACCATCTGCATAGGTAATTTTATAAGTTTGCTGCGCAGCATTGACAGCAGTTAATGTATAGACATTATCACCATCTTTACAAGTCACGGTATTCCCGTTTATAGTAGCAGGAGCCTGCACATAGCTTAGTGTAACCGGATCGCCTGCTTTTTTGGGTACATCCTGTTTAATAAACCGAAAAACAGTTGTGTATTTTCCCGCATCATCTTTTGAATAAGTAGGTTCAATAAAGGCTGCACGTGCGTCGACAATCGTATAATGATCAGGTCTCCAGTCATTGCGACCAGTTTCATTCAATAAATCAATGTACTTGGCACTGGAATACATCTCACCCCAGCCCATACCACCAATATTGGAATACATACCACCGATACCATAATAATGATCATCGCCCGAGAACTCAGACGCAACACGTTTCACCGCAAAGATGGTCTCCTTGTTATCTTCAGGTCTAAACGTATTGTATTTCATAAATTGCTCACGGCCCAACAGGACATATTTACCTGAGTTAATCACTTTATCTGCATACTCTACAGAAAGACGCGCATATTCCGCATTTGGATTCTTATACGTACCACTCATATACAAATATATACGGGAAAGCATCGCTTGCGCTGCACCCTTAGACGCATATGCTGCCCCTTTATCAAGTGTCATTAAAGCTTCTGCTTTTTTCAGATCACTGATCGCTTGCGCGTAAGTATCTTTTACAGACGCACGGTCCGGTAAGTTCAAATCATTGAAAACATCTTCAGGTGTGCCATTGACAATCGGAACGCCTAAGTTTGTTTCTGGACTTTGGTAGTAAGGCTTCCCGAATGCGCGACAAAGGTAAAAATACATCATTCCACGGATGTAATAACATTCACCTATTTTATTGTCCATTTCTGGACTCTGACCTTCAGCAAACATCTTGATCAGGTTCGACGATTGGGCAATCGCTTTATAACCGCTATCCCAAAAATTCTGCAAACGGTAATTATTGGGCGTTCTCGCATAGGAGATAAATTCGTAGAACGCATCTGTCGATGACCCGCGGATCATCATATTATCACCAGCGTATTCACCAAGACGGTGCATCGGATCAGACCAAGCTTTTAACTGCGCATAAGTACCTGTTACCATTGCATCAGGATTATTTGCAATATTTTCTTCGTCCATTGAAGTATAAGGAAGACGATCGATATCGCAGGAGGATACTGCCGTTGTGATCAAAAGTCCTATTAATATCTTTTTCATTGTTGATTTTCTAAACGTTAAAATTAAAATGTTACGCTTGCGCCGAACATGTATTTGCGAACCATTGGATATACAGAAACGCCTGTAGATCTGATCATTTGACCACCCCCGCCTTTACCATCTGGTTCAGTCAATGGAAGCTCCGGATCAACACCCGAGTAGTTTGTAATCGTAAACAAATTCTCTCCAGCTAAGAATACACGTAAATTTTTGATGTTATACTTTTTCAGATCGAAGTTGTAACCCAAAGTCAAGGATCTCATTTTTAAGAAATTGTTACTTTCCAAGAAGCGTGTTGACGGTGAATTGCCTTTATCTTGGTTATCGTATCTTGCAATCGGGTGAGTGGCAACATCGCCAGGTTTTTCCCAACGGCTCCAACCATCCTGTAACTTCATCTGGTTACGATCCGTATAGGTTCCATCCGAATCAAATTCCTGACGCGAGTA encodes the following:
- a CDS encoding RagB/SusD family nutrient uptake outer membrane protein; its protein translation is MKKILIGLLITTAVSSCDIDRLPYTSMDEENIANNPDAMVTGTYAQLKAWSDPMHRLGEYAGDNMMIRGSSTDAFYEFISYARTPNNYRLQNFWDSGYKAIAQSSNLIKMFAEGQSPEMDNKIGECYYIRGMMYFYLCRAFGKPYYQSPETNLGVPIVNGTPEDVFNDLNLPDRASVKDTYAQAISDLKKAEALMTLDKGAAYASKGAAQAMLSRIYLYMSGTYKNPNAEYARLSVEYADKVINSGKYVLLGREQFMKYNTFRPEDNKETIFAVKRVASEFSGDDHYYGIGGMYSNIGGMGWGEMYSSAKYIDLLNETGRNDWRPDHYTIVDARAAFIEPTYSKDDAGKYTTVFRFIKQDVPKKAGDPVTLSYVQAPATINGNTVTCKDGDNVYTLTAVNAAQQTYKITYADGKTYTGMIDYYISLNRAYPQFYIVKCSREGEESQLHSPVISRLGEIYLNRAEANAKLGNYGAALNDLNTIRNRSIVNGGYTSIDAASASKLIDKERQLELAYQAERSYDVFRNGDPLNRTYPGPQKQFEDILPTDFRVTYFIPQDAINSYPGKLTQNPTSN